The DNA sequence TTTATTTTCCAGCGACGAGCATCTTAGCGCAAGCGAGATACAAACCAAGATCAAAAGAGAATTTAGACGAAACGTGAGTCTCACGGCGATCTATCAGTTTTTAAATTTTTTGCAGGACTTTGGTCTCGTTTTGAGCTTTGAAGAGAGCGGGATAAATAAATTCGAGCTAAATTTAAAGTCGCATCACGACCATCTAATCTGCATAAAATGCGGTGCGGCAGAGAGTTTTTTTGATAAATATATAGAAGAAAAACAAGAACAAATTTGTAAAAATTCAGGCTTTAAACTCGAAGGTCATGCGATGATTTTATACGGAATTTGTCCAAAGTGCCAAAACATATAGCCTATTTTGCGCTCTTTATCAAAAATGATTTGATAACGATATGCAAAAAAGTTTCAGTTAAATTTAAGCGTGACAAATAGATAATACGCCAAAAAAAACAAAGGAGAAACATGAGCGCAGCGCCACATATACCATCGGAGCTAGTCTTACGCATAGCTTCGTATTTTACGCCGATCCACCACGTCGCAGGCCGTTTAAGAGTC is a window from the Campylobacter massiliensis genome containing:
- a CDS encoding Fur family transcriptional regulator; the protein is MHTFDKFYMKFLELLRDYGYKNSAAKEQILKILFSSDEHLSASEIQTKIKREFRRNVSLTAIYQFLNFLQDFGLVLSFEESGINKFELNLKSHHDHLICIKCGAAESFFDKYIEEKQEQICKNSGFKLEGHAMILYGICPKCQNI